From the genome of Podospora bellae-mahoneyi strain CBS 112042 chromosome 2, whole genome shotgun sequence:
TTCCAGGCGTTCGTGGGGTATCAAGTGGGGTCATCGGGTTCGGTCTCCCGCGGGTagctgttggagagggagttcGTGGTTGGTTTGAGGTGAAATATGCCATTTCATCGGCATCCGAGTCTGAATCGTTGGCTTGTTCCTGTAAGTTGCGTGTTAGTCGTCTGCTTGGGTATGGAAGTGGGGCGTGGTTCGATGGTGTTGCCCACGATACTCAACGGCAGCATACCTCGTCGTCAAACTGAGTATTCCACGGattcgcagcagcagcaaccgctGCTTGTGCTTGCTGTCGCCTTgcctcctccgcttcctcaGCGGCAGCTGCTAGTCCTCCCAAATCATCCTGTTTCCTGACTTGCATGATGGTCTTGGCCACATCGAAGGGTTGGGCCATCAGCACCGACGAGTACTTCCATAGCAGCTCGTCCAGCACCTCCTTGACTGTCTGTACAACTGATGGCGAAGGCTCGGCTATGTAGTTCTTGTAGTCGATGTCGGAAAAGAGGTCGCGTGCCTTAGTAGCATACTGGCCGGTTGAGTTGCCGGCTTGGGCGAAGGCTTTTGGGCCGGGTGGTGTGGGGAGGGACTCGGGAGGTTCGCCGATCGAAGGGGGAATGTAGTAGGGTCTCAGGGGATTGACCCCGTTGTCACTGTGGTGAGCCATGCTGGTTACTGGTACTTCTGTAGGCGCAGGAGCATGTTATGGTGGTGAATTTTGGGCTGGGCTCTCTGGCGAATTGCCCCGCTGATATTTCGCATGTGCTGGGACACAATGAGGTGTGGTGAAATCATTTGGCGATAAGCTAAGCATGCAAGAGCTACCCCAAAAGAGCCCAAGCGCCATCCCCATATTGCATTATCGGGGCCGCCGATAAGCGCCGCCCGCTCACCTCAATGCTTGGCTACTGTCATCTTTTGCGGGTAAATTTTCATATCGTTTATCGGGATGTTGAATGGACGAATGTTAGATCAGATAATGATAATTCATTATTCAGTTGCCTCCCTCGTCTCAAATAACCATACCTGCTCCACCGTGTGCCCTTTTTGCATGAGGCAGTGAATAGACACAGAGGAGCCCTCAGTTTGCGTATTGTATATATTGTACCTCTCGGGAGGGGTTTCTCGGCCATTAGGTTGTTTGTCACTCGCAGCTTTCCCCGGGTTTCGGAGCCTTCTAGGctgtttgctttttctcTCCGGCTTCCCACGCTTGTTTCCCTCTCAAGTCTTCCTGGAGATATAAGCACACGCCAAACAGTCAAGATGTCGACCCAAAGAGTTTTTACCAGCGTCCTCCCGAGACTAAGGGTTGCCTCCAGCAAGAATGCGACAACTTCCCTTGCACAACAGGCACAACAGCTCCGGTGCTACAGCAGGCCGACCGCCACCTTGAGACCTTCCGGTCCGGCCCGGTCCTCGGTGctctcctccgccgctgCCTCCGACCCTCGCCGTGTATGTGTACCGGCCACATCCTCCACTCAACCTCGCACCTTGTCCACCTCAGCCTCACTTTTCCATGGTCATGTCGACACCCCAAAGCCAGGTGAAGAGTATGTGCAAAAACCCCCCTTTTCGACATCCCTGAACTAACACATCAAAGGCTTTGGGTAACCTTCATCGAcaaggagggtgttgagacTAAGATTGCCGTTTGCAAGGGCGACAACCTCTTGGATATTGCCCAGGCTCATGatttggagatggagggtgcCTGTGGCGGTTCCTGCGCCTGCTCGACATGCCACGTCATTGTTGAGGACCCTGACTACTACGACAAGATGCCCGAgccggatgatgatgagaacgACATGCTCGATCTTGCGTTCGGTCTTACTGAGACCAGTCGGCTGGGCTGCCAGGTCATCATGACTCCCGAGCTGGATGGCCTCCGGGTCAAGCTCCCCTCCATGACAAGGAACCTTCAGTCGAGCGACTTCAACTAAGGCCTGCCAATATATATTGCATTCTCCGGATTATCGTTTCTTGGTCGGCGTTGCGGCAGCGATACACGGGCATAGTTGTTAAAGATAGATACCAAAAGCATAGGGGGTTGGCTAGTGCGTTTTCCGCGCAATAGCTCACGATGTAACTGATGACAAATCTTGCGGCTCCGGGATGGTCTGGGAATCTCTTGCTCTGATCGAGCATGTGTACATGTAAAATAGTAGTAAGGCATCCTATACTGGGGCCATGTGTAAATAAGATGTAACCTCTGCTCTATAAGCAGTAGAACACCCCTCTGTCTCCCCAACATCTGTAATGTAGAGATCACTCTatgcctcctccaagccacccttcttcaaccctccacccccattCGCAATGAGGTCCAGGAAGCCTTTCCTGCTCATCTCGGtaatcttctcctccttcctcttaACACCCACCATACCCTCCTTTCTGACCACCCTTTCCGCCTCCGAAGCCTTGACCTGAGCTGCGCGCACGGCATTGAAAAGTTTGACCACACCACGTTGCGCAACctttctcaacctcctctccgtcGCCAAAAGCTGGCCAGTTGTCTCAGCACCATCCTCAAgttcctcctcaatctcaccCGTTTGCAGGTTCAGTGTGCGCTTGGTGCTAGGTACCAACACATCTCTCACGCGGCCCTTCTCCATCGCCAACCGCTTCTGCTCG
Proteins encoded in this window:
- the YAH1 gene encoding mitochondrial matrix iron-sulfur protein (EggNog:ENOG503P2DF; COG:C), with the translated sequence MSTQRVFTSVLPRLRVASSKNATTSLAQQAQQLRCYSRPTATLRPSGPARSSVLSSAAASDPRRVCVPATSSTQPRTLSTSASLFHGHVDTPKPGEELWVTFIDKEGVETKIAVCKGDNLLDIAQAHDLEMEGACGGSCACSTCHVIVEDPDYYDKMPEPDDDENDMLDLAFGLTETSRLGCQVIMTPELDGLRVKLPSMTRNLQSSDFN